CATAAAAAGTATAGCAGCATGATGGAAGTGCCCTAACCTTTTATGCTATAACATTGTGTCAGCGTCTTCTTTGTGTATAGCAGCTTGCTCTTCTTTCATCAGATCTAAGGCAAAACTTTTGCCTCTCATTTGAACTTTGAAAATATCTTCATCTTTTGAATTTTTAATGACGCAATGGTTATCTTCAAACAGCACTTTGTAGCCTTTTTCTATCAACTGAGAAACACTCAAAAGGTTTTGATTGATTTCGGGAACGTACAAGACATTAGAAATAAATTTTGAACCTGTATGACAGTGGATTTCTACTGTTCCTTTGCCTTTTGCTGCGATTTATGCTCCATTTCCAACTCTGACTTTAGAAACAACAGCCTCATCAAGATCTCTAAAGAGTTCACGATCATATGTCATGTGGTTTGTACAACCACTATCTATAAGCCAACTTTCTGCTGAGCTGTTGGTGGAAAAACATGATGCTACAAACAATTGTTCTTCATCTTCGTACTGATTTTCAGCGGCTTTGACTTCTTGCTGAGACTTGCATATTCTTTCCATATGTGCAAGCTGACCACATTTGTGATACTTTACATCTGGTCTCCACCAACACTTGTTTGGAGGATGATTAGTTTTTTTGCAGTAGGAGCAGGGTGGAAAGACTCGAGTGTCATTATTTTTGTTGCTCTCAAATTCTCCAGGCTTGTTGTTTTTGTTCTGCCACATTCTGTTTTTTCCTCCATTGTTGCTCTGAAATTTAGCTTGGTAGGCACCTTCCACTGATCCTTCTTTCCTCATGAGTCTCCTTTGTTCATGTGCCTTCAGTGCATTTAACAATTCTTCCAAGGTAATGCTTGACAAATCTTTGGAGTTTTCCAGCGATGAAATCGTAATTTCAAATTTCTCAGGAAGTGTAACAAGTAATTTTTGAACAATTCTAGAATCTGGAAAATCAGTTCCAAGGAGTTTAACTTTGTTAGCAATTCCAAGAAGTCTATCAGAATATACCTTAATTGTTTCAGTTTCTTTCATTCTTTGCATCTCAAATTCTCTGACTAGATTCAGCACCTGCATTCCTTTGATTCTATCATCTCCTTCGTACTCGCTTTTGAGGAAATTTCAGATTTCAAATGCAGTCTTCATGGTCATAATTCTTGTGAATATATCTGATGAGACAGCGGCAAACATGGTAGCTTTTGCCTTTGCCTTTTTGGTCTTCCTTTCCTTATGATGTCTAATCTGAGCCATGGTTGGATTATTTGGTAAGGCAGGAAGTTCGTAATCCTCTTCAACCGGTTCCCATAGATCATTTGCCTCCAGATAAGCTTCCATTCTCGCTGCCCAAATATGGAAGTTTTCACCATCGAAAGCAGGAGGTGCAATGCTGGTGAATGTATGATCCGAATCCATTTTGAATCAAAGATTTTTGGTTTTTGTGTTTGTGTGTGTCTGTTTGTGTGTTGTGTTTTTGGAGGTGTGTTTGAGTGTTTTTGTGTTTCTGTTTGTATTTTTGTGGTGTGTGTTTGTGTTTAGGATGTGTGTCTGAGGTTTTTCTTACATCTCACAAGTCCCTTAAGActagagctctgataccaatatGTTGGATATGGAATAAAATTACAATGTTGGATATGGAATAAAATTACAGGCTAATGTGTAAGAGAAGTAAAATGTAGAAGCTGGAgattataattttattgataaCTAAGGCCTTACTTATACTGCATAGCAGCAACATTATTGCAGCAAATGTGCTAACAGTTACAATGAAATATGGTAATAATTTGATGCCTACTAATTAGCATAAAGAGATATTCATGTTCCTTAATTATATCAGGAAGTAATCAGCTCCTGATTATCAGCTTCAAGAGTGATTTCAGCTAACAGAAGTCCTGGTCCACTTATGGTTGATCTTCGGTTTCCCTACCCTGGATGCAGGTCATCTGATGAGTCTATAATTGTTGGTTCTGATAGAGGCATTGTTTGTGTTACTGTATGCAACGATTCTGACCACAAAGGAGTTTGTTCAAAGGTTGTATCAATGGCCTTCTTTGTTGGACAGATTCGATTCAAATAAGGAGGTGTTTACTTGTTTAACTATGCCCCCTAATGAATCTAAACATGCTCGCGAAATATCTTCAGAAGCTGGACATGCTCATATCACCGACTTCAATGATTCCATTGTTGAATGTTTTCGTGGTGGTGGTGTAGTTGAGGCATCTTGGACTCTGATGCTAAGTACTGAAACAGATGTGTTAGTACACTCTATTCTTAGCTACCTTAACTGTGGTGATATTCTACTAATGTCTGATGAAGCCAACTGTTTCTCGTATAACTCTGTTCAGAAAGAGGCCAAAAAGTTTCCGGCTACTATCTGCTGGGATGAAATCTTTAAATTATACAAAGAGCTTAGTTTCAATTACAGGATTTGAGCCATTGAAGTCAAATGCTGGTGAAGATAATTTTCCACCTGTCTTCGATAACAATAGAAAATTGGATCTGTTTTTAAGTTTAATTTTGTGAAACGTCAATAAACAACATAGAGCTGCAAGAGTTTAATAAAAGAAAATTCCACAGTAGTCTTATTGGCAATATAAGAATCTGAGTAGTCTAATTGTAATATAAGAATCAGTTGTAGTTGATGGCAACCTGGAATTCAAATTCAAAGAACAGAAGAAGCATCAAACGTACATGGTCAAGCATATTTGTGTTGCTGCAAGCCGTCCTTGATAAATGGTAGAATAACTGGACCTAATTCATCTTGATGGGAAGTGTAACAATGGTCAGCCCCTTCAACAATGTGTATCTTGTGGTTATGTATCGTGTTGCCAAAGGATAATGCATCCTCAACAGGAACCACTTCATCAGCAGATCCATGGACTATCAAGACCCTGAATCAAGTTTCATGAATTCTATAAATGTGAAATGTCTACTGAAAAATTATTGAATAAATGGTGTATTTCCCATAGAATTAACTAGGGGCACAATTAAGAGCAGCACTAACTAACCATACTTACTGCAAAAAAAAAAAATGTGATCATGTGTCAAGGGATTGCAGGACTTCTGCTTGATTTTGCAAGAATTACGTTGCAAAGCAAAGTTGATACAGGCAATCTAAGGTTTGCGTTAATTATATATGCCAATATTTTTGTGTTGATGAGTCCACTATTTGCTGAAAAAACTTTTAAACGATCAAATTGTCATAATTATTCGGTTTACAGAACAGGTCGTTTTTGCTGAAATTTCTGAGATCGGTCTCGCATGTTAAGACTCTGCTCACTCTTTTGATAAGAGAAATTATACTACAGATGGTCAGCTTACCTTTATATGTGTACTAATTCAACGCCGCTATCATTTCAGCCATAGAGTGTATAATTTCAAATGACATATAAATCAAGTAATGTAGAAAAAACATGAACTGTCATCTGACCTGCAATCTTTTTCAATTTGTACACAGGCTTCATTCATGTTTGTGTTGAGGCGATCCATCAAACCAGCCTCGGTTATCCTGTAACTAGCTTCTCCTACACTTACAATCTATCTGTTATCAGATACATCATGCGCAATTTATTCTGAGACAATGTACATACTAGGTGGTCATTTTAAAATTacaatttaaattatttaaatctTGAACGTACAGCTAGATATGATAAAATGAACCATTCAGCTCAAATAAAAGAACGGAACAATCTTAATTGAGAATGATTCTTCATACGCCCAGTGAATTCTGTTCCTTACAAAATTATGTGAATCGGGGCAATTAAGCTACGTTGGTCAAGTGAAAGAGTTCTAATAGTGTGACATTAAACGTTGCTACGGAACCAGTTGACAGCACATCTGGGAAGTGTATCAATTCATCATCAACCAGAGTACTTTAAAGAGCATTTCTACAACAACAGCTGGCAGATAAGCGGATCACAGTGCTTCAATAGAATTTTCTAAACACCATCAAAACACCCGAGGAATCACTGGTTTGTATTTCTTGATCTATATTATAGGATAAATTATTTACAAAGATTGACGGAAGTTAGCATAGAAATTTGGAAGAAATTATTCATGCACTTCTCTTTTTATGTGAGGAATGTATGTCCATTTTGTCATTGTTAATATACCGTTAAAATGCAGGTAAGCAATGACATGATAAATTGTAGAAACAGAAACATGAGAGGTTGTGCCAGAAATCGAAGCAAGCAAAAATAGACTGGTTTCTATAGAGAAAAAAGCAGCCAATTTATATGAAGCTCACCTGGTTCAGTTTTACCATCTATAAATCCATCTTTTCTTATTCTTTCCAAAAAGCTTTTACCCAGACGAGTTTCCATGCCATGCTGCAGATTAAAGCGGCCAGAAAGATTGACAACAGTATGGACATCATGATATTTAGATGCATAAAGAAGCACCACATTTCCTCCTGTAATAATAGACATCTGAATGTAAGACTAATAGAAATCAAGAATTTGATGAAAAATATCTGTAGACTTGGGCTCTGCATTAACTAGATCAAGACATCGGTAGGGTCTACATCAAAACCTAAGGGTGTTCTAAACCTGATCAAGAACTTGCTTGTGCATGTGCAAGTACACCTGTAGCAAATGCTCTTGTGAGAAACGTGGTAAATTTCCAAAACTACACATTTATAGTAGCTGGATTGCACAAACAATCAAATTCTGATCTAAAAACTTCTGTACTCTTGTTATGCGGTAACTTAGCTTCATTTCTTAATTACTATAGGAACACTGACTACCAAAGTTTAAAATCTATACCTTTGCTATGCCCAAGAACTGCAGTTACCGGACGATTCATTCCATTAAAGTGAAGAACTACAGCTCGCAAATCTTCAGCTTCTCTCCGATAATTACCATACTCAAATGACCCTTCACTTTCCCTGGGTAACAATTTATCATAAGAAATAAACTAGAACCTGCAACTTTCAAGGCTGAGCATTATGGTGATAGTCAATGTCACCAAGGAAGTTCATGTTGGATGAATCAAAATGATGTACACTATCATAAAAAATTAAGATACAATGAAATTTTCCATCTGCTATTGTGCAGAAATTATATCAAGATTGACGATTGTACTTCTGGACATAATGTACTTCCAAAATTGCGTCACACTCACAGAAACTATAAGCTCAATACATAGCAGAACCAAGTGGTCTATAATAGCCAATTTTATTACAATTATTCATGCCTCAATTCTATAATAGCCAAAGTTCTCATTTTTCATATCCACACTACCCTATAATCTTACCCATTCCCAGCAAAGTCAAAGCGGAAGACACTAATCCCTTCCATTTCCAAAGCAGCAGCAAGGTTCACCAAAACATTAAATTCCTGAAGAAAGAAATGCTTTATAAAGTTAATAACATCATTATAGACATAAAAAATATCTAATTGATGGAGGAGGAGAAAAGTTAAATTACCATTTTAAACCTTAAGGTGTTTAAAAAGGGCCTAATGTGTATGTCATGCTCATTTGTTCATACCCTCCTCACTCAGTCACTCAAAACTCATTTGACTTGAAGAGTGTAACACCACAGTGTATCTCAGGATTCGGAAAAAGCCAAGTTAACTTACTAGCTCCCCCGAAACCTTTAGTGACTTGTGAGCACAACCTTTTTGTGTATTATTAGAAGATTCATGCTTGAGTTGTGTGTTGATGAAAGATTGAACAGATGAGATTAGGCAATTAGCTATTCCAATCCTAAAAGGAAGTATAACAGGCATTTTACAACAATATTGCTAAATAAAAATTCATTAAACATTCAATCTGCTTTCTACTAATCAAGATATGAATTTTTTATCCTACACAATACACTTCTGCTCAtaattgatacacaaatcagaGCTAGAATTATAATTAAGAGTTTTAGTCACAAACCTTTGTGGATCGAAAACCATGGCACATGACCACAATCTCCAAAGATCCAGTGTCATGTAATAAGCCCACAAGATTTTCACCATGCTCATTTTGTATCACAACTTTCTTCAGCTCTGTCTGAACCTCTGATGCAAACCACAATAATTAGTAAAAATTTAACACAACTATATTTTTATAGTATAACCAACAAGTCTTCGTTAGAATATACTCCATCTGTCTCGTTCATTTCTATACAATTTCCATAATAATCCTAATCAACGGCACGGACGGAGTATATGCATAGTAAAAAGGTCATTTCAAGACTTGTCATGTACCTAGACAACACCACAAAAAGAAAGACTAACAAGTACAAAATGATACCAGATACACATGTGTAGCAATTTGTATGTTTGTACTAGAAATATAAAGGTATGTTCTTACGTGAGTCAGTGGAAGTGAAGCTGGACTGAGCCATTGACTAGCTTTCCTGATTTGTGACAAAAAAACAAATATGTATTAGAAATTTGGGAAAATCAGATTTCACCCTTAACTTATATTTTAGTTTATTAACCTTTTTCATAATTTCACTAAATTGAATAAGGGTAAAATCggaaatttataaaaaatattaagtaaattaaattttatatcttTTAAATAATGTCAAAATTGAATTTTGATATAAAGTTGTaagtttttaatttttaaatggtAATACTAATttcagttttgatttttattttatattattaattctAATATTATGTAATtctataaaaaaatatttttaacaattatttttaattatataactaaatttaattaagtagagtaataaaattttaaaagtgaaattataaaaattaaaatagaatGTAAAATTAATAGTGCtatttgaaaattaaaatttattaatttatagttgatataaaaaatatacaatttttaatattatttgaacaagataaattttattttgattGAGTATATTGCTGAATTTCCGGTTTTACCCTTACCAAATTCAACAAAATTCTGAAAATGGGTCCATAAAAAATCCTAAAATTGAAGTGTAGGGATGTAAActgaatttttcaaaattctggtataaatttattattgaaaCAAAGTACAAGTGCGCAAGGTGCAAATTCATAACAGGAAGTACGTTGCTGCCCTGCCCAGTGATAACACAACGGGGGAATTGTGTCATATATTCCTATTTTCTTAAAAAATCTCATCATATTTGGCCCACATTTCTCTTGTTCTTAAGCAGCTGTACGTGCACAAAATTTGGGTACAAAACAGTTAAACCTCGTGTTGCTAGCACGAatcaatatcaatatcaatataCTCCTAAATTTTATTAGCATTGGGTTTGCCAAATTATGGAAACTACACTTCTTTCCCTTACTAACTTTGTACTTTTTGGTCAAAAAAAAATGCTAAAGCATCTGATGATAAAATGGGTCGACCCAATTAAATATATACACTGTACTTTAGTTGTATGTTGTCGGACTATCCATGCTAGCGAATCGATCCATGTTTTCAAAATAAAGTTTACATGCTTGATATAACTTACTGAATAACCGTAaccaaaaatttaaaattcaaaatcATGGTTACTACATTCAAAATCATAAACGTGAACCGCTTGAACCATCATCTCTATCATCCGTGCATAATGGTTTGTTATTAATCCATCTCTGTTTTTATCGACCTTTTTTAGATGATTCTTGCTTAAGTTTGTATTGCTTTTCTTTTTGTAGTATCCAAAAAATGAGCAACTAATGCATCTCAGAGCATAATAGTTAATCATAACTCAACATATCAATCTACACTGGCTGAGAACATAGATCCTAATAGTTTCCAACAAACGAATATAGGTATGTTGTTTCTCATCTCCAATTTTACAACCATACACAATATTATTATGTAATTTTATACTCATGGATTAATTTTCTATAGTTCATACTTCAGTCAATGGTAGGACAAATGTGTCTTATTTCTCTTTTTTTGGGGTTTCAGTTTATATGTCTTATTGACATTCTGAATAACGTATCACTAACGCATAATAAGTGCTTCATAATTTATGTTTTTCCCTACTCTAAGGAATTTCTCCTCTTCCCGTCATTCATGGGAATCCACTAACTCCGTCTCGGAAAAGACGAACTCCGTCTCGGAAAAGACGGGCTGGAGTTGAGAGTACTCAGCCTCTTCCAACTAACTCTTCAGGTTACCAACGTTTAATGCATACCTTTAGTTGTTTAATGTTACTGGATAATCAATTTAATGATTAATGATTCTATTTAATTAGAtaataattatgtcatatttgATCAAGGAGAAAAATTTAATCTTTACATTAGAAAACATAAAATTGGTTTTACTTAAATTGAATCTAAGTAGTTATGCCAGTTAACCATATAGAGCCTTATTATGAAAAATTGTAACACTAGCTATTGTCCTCACTCCTCTCAAATCATCAACAAATGACTTTGGTAACGAGGAATGTTTACTTTGATCTCACAAGTGTTGTAATAAGTAACTGAATTTAGGGGGTCTGAGCTATCCAACACTTTTACAAGAAATCTTATTTTATCAAAAGTTATAACCTGACTCTCACTCTCTCAGCATACCGGTATGTAGCCAGCGAAACACAAAAAGTAAATAACGTCGAGATAGAAAATCATATCATGCACATTTAATCAGTCAGATTCTAATGAAAACTAGGGCCATTAACCTTTTCCAACTAACTCATCAGGTTACTAAAGGTTGCAGTTTATTAATTTTGACAAATTGGATGTGATATTGATTATATTCTTTTGTGAATTGCTTATTCACTGTTGAGCATCATTTACTATTTTGTTAATAACAATATAGCTTCTTCTTTTTTCACATTCCCCACTTTTTATTGGTTTATCCTCAGGCATAGATGCTCCTAGCGCAAGCAAAAGTAGCAACCTCACATCCATCGGATATTTACAAGGTTTATTAATATTGCTTCTTTGTCACTTTAGTTTTCCACGCTTACACCAAATTATACTTCAGTTTATATAGTTTACCTCTTgctattattattataatgggtatattattattgaataaggtttatgataagtggcattttatacccACTTTGAGCGTCTCATaacagcttgaattggtgtcttggactcaagtattttatgtatttgacgcgttttctagtatttttgtaTTTCAGGGAAAAACTTGCTTAGATatgtggttttcatcaaataaagcttaaggaagtgcttggaatcagtctaggggtgatgagcgaagaaatcagcaaaaagAGGAGCAAAAtaaggaattttccagaaaggtagCACGCGACGGCGCGCCGGGAGAAGGCGACCGCATGCCAGCAAGCGGCCACGTGGAGATAGCATGCGACCGCGTGCGTGCGGAAtttcagaatctggattttattaattcaagtacaattgggcttctgttggcgtGGTGACTCCTGGACgcttatataaaccttatgggaagacgtttttataatcaagagcgaaggcaagaagattgagaagaccgttttagcatgtaacaacgaagaagaggaagcattcgtttatcttgtgattcttttaattctttgtaacagtggatgctagttttctttatgctttgaaccttaatactcttgtgacgtacttctttatttataagtatttttattagccttatatcgttgtgttattatcatgctttcatatgaacccatggtgacgatgagttctatcatgggctaatcgtgatcatgggattctagcggatttactatggatttctttagttaattgtctaataccttggtatgtggtgattgtatgatatctagtataggctgtgcttattcgtcttatatgcgtcgcgaacatgtaagatagcttgttaatctcttgtgaagcgacagtggatcttgagatttagaacttgacatgctagcataggtttatgtattgtatgcataattagtgggtaactctaaccgttttacttgccctgtgtaatcatcatgaataacttgcgcttaaatcgttatgttgtcaaattctgtagacatatagggtctcaacataattgatacctattcaacttctatctaaattgtggatgcttgatagaatggtattcgtacaacggaagttggcgtttatcagtttcgtgttgtttgattaatatcatcactattacatgctaaggttaataacaataactattgaatgaagtagtaatgaagttaggatctcatgtatgtttaatattgttaattcaagtgtttaattctcgtggttaatattagttaaccaatcttaattgttattatcttggcattgaagaataatcatacattggtgagcaagtgttaattaaatataattaatcagagtctctgtggaaatgaactagaaatcattctatattacttgcgaatgtgtatacttgcgtgaattatttagcgcatgctttgtgcctaacaagtttttggtgccgctgccggggactcggtgttaatttgtttagtgtatgtacttgccatcagtggtcattaggactcattgattaagacttgttacttactgcttccggttgtgtttcgggtactctagcgagcgtttatgcaaacacgttctcgcactcgcaagagaaatcttgataaagctgaggaaacagataaagctcttgactttccggagaagatagtttttgaagattcggataaagaaagtgaaaagaaagaacctgaaacaatgGGTGATAGGttccaatatgtttgtagaagggggggttgaatacaaactgtaccgtttaatcgaatttagtgcggaataaaaaattgaaacaaaattcaagttaaataaaaatattattaaacttgaaaggtgttacaacaacggtatcgattacaagggattaatctcaaattaattatcacaaatctagaataaattcgacatgaactttttctatttttgcaataaaaagaagcaaatgctagaagcaatttgagattaagttctagggattttgattcgctagatagttacacaagaacaagagaatgatttctagtggtttggatttaactttaataactagaaattGATAATCTTGTTTCAGCAGTGAGAGATGTAATATTTGTTTCGGCTGCTGTGCTTTTGTTCTTGAGTTAATTAGTCTCTGTATTGAATGTTGTATGTTAAAAAAGGAATGCATGTTGCATGTatcttttaatcaatcaacagaaaTCAAATGAATTGGcgagacaatcggtgagacaatctgttgaGCTAGCAAGATAATAGGCTGAACcaccatgactttcggtgagacaatagattgaactagcaa
This genomic interval from Apium graveolens cultivar Ventura chromosome 8, ASM990537v1, whole genome shotgun sequence contains the following:
- the LOC141680592 gene encoding uncharacterized protein LOC141680592 isoform X2, which codes for MCHGFRSTKEFNVLVNLAAALEMEGISVFRFDFAGNGESEGSFEYGNYRREAEDLRAVVLHFNGMNRPVTAVLGHSKGGNVVLLYASKYHDVHTVVNLSGRFNLQHGMETRLGKSFLERIRKDGFIDGKTEPGEASYRITEAGLMDRLNTNMNEACVQIEKDCRVLIVHGSADEVVPVEDALSFGNTIHNHKIHIVEGADHCYTSHQDELGPVILPFIKDGLQQHKYA
- the LOC141679190 gene encoding uncharacterized protein LOC141679190 — its product is MQVLNLVREFEMQRMKETETIKVYSDRLLGIANKVKLLGTDFPDSRIVQKLLVTLPEKFEITISSLENSKDLSSITLEELLNALKAHEQRRLMRKEGSVEGAYQAKFQSNNGGKNRMWQNKNNKPGEFESNKNNDTRVFPPCSYCKKTNHPPNKCWWRPDVKYHKCGQLAHMERICKSQQEVKAAENQYEDEEQLFVASCFSTNSSAESWLIDSGCTNHMTYDRELFRDLDEAVVSKVRVGNGA
- the LOC141680592 gene encoding uncharacterized protein LOC141680592 isoform X1; the protein is MAQSSFTSTDSQVQTELKKVVIQNEHGENLVGLLHDTGSLEIVVMCHGFRSTKEFNVLVNLAAALEMEGISVFRFDFAGNGESEGSFEYGNYRREAEDLRAVVLHFNGMNRPVTAVLGHSKGGNVVLLYASKYHDVHTVVNLSGRFNLQHGMETRLGKSFLERIRKDGFIDGKTEPGEASYRITEAGLMDRLNTNMNEACVQIEKDCRVLIVHGSADEVVPVEDALSFGNTIHNHKIHIVEGADHCYTSHQDELGPVILPFIKDGLQQHKYA